A window from Aquabacterium sp. NJ1 encodes these proteins:
- a CDS encoding LysM peptidoglycan-binding domain-containing protein, with protein sequence MQATPSIWRAWGARAAVIGLAGLVVACASHKPAAEPVLQAPPAGAQMGPPEPAAPSAPPSAAAQVQAQKEAQAAVEELEDGHEDEARALLRKAMGLDPNNKLALSLLRQLNLDPLTLFGRESFSYTVKPGESLSRIAGHYMGDIYLFYGLARYNDIKVPKQLAGGQVIRVPGRAPAVEEREPARPVAKPAPRPARQAPPAAAAPAPVVVPAAPIVPVAPPAPAPAAAASVPAPVPAPAVAEPAPSVDTAAAAKAKAEAQRKKLIEQHTQKARASLARQDLDGAIANWSKVLELDPGNDTARLERQKAIALKEKVKALQ encoded by the coding sequence ATGCAAGCAACTCCATCAATCTGGCGGGCCTGGGGAGCACGGGCCGCCGTCATCGGTCTGGCCGGGCTGGTCGTTGCCTGCGCGTCTCACAAACCGGCGGCCGAGCCGGTGTTGCAGGCGCCGCCCGCCGGGGCGCAGATGGGGCCGCCTGAGCCCGCCGCGCCCAGTGCCCCGCCCAGCGCAGCTGCGCAGGTGCAGGCCCAGAAGGAGGCCCAGGCCGCGGTCGAGGAACTGGAGGATGGCCATGAGGACGAGGCCCGTGCCTTGTTGCGCAAGGCCATGGGCCTGGACCCGAACAACAAGCTGGCTTTGAGCCTGCTGCGGCAGCTGAACCTGGACCCCCTGACCCTGTTCGGGCGCGAATCCTTCAGCTATACGGTCAAGCCGGGCGAGTCCCTGTCGAGGATCGCCGGGCACTACATGGGTGACATCTACCTGTTCTACGGCCTGGCGCGCTACAACGACATCAAGGTGCCGAAACAGCTGGCAGGTGGGCAGGTGATCCGGGTGCCAGGCCGCGCGCCTGCGGTGGAGGAGCGCGAACCGGCCCGCCCGGTGGCCAAGCCGGCGCCCAGGCCGGCCCGGCAGGCACCACCCGCTGCGGCGGCACCTGCGCCGGTGGTGGTGCCTGCTGCTCCCATTGTGCCCGTGGCCCCCCCGGCACCCGCACCGGCTGCGGCGGCGTCCGTGCCCGCCCCAGTGCCTGCGCCTGCCGTGGCCGAGCCCGCCCCGTCGGTGGACACGGCTGCGGCGGCCAAAGCCAAGGCCGAGGCGCAACGCAAGAAGTTGATCGAGCAACACACCCAGAAGGCGCGGGCCTCGCTGGCACGCCAGGATCTGGATGGTGCCATCGCCAACTGGAGCAAGGTGCTGGAGCTGGACCCGGGCAATGACACCGCCCGGCTGGAGCGGCAAAAGGCCATCGCCTTGAAGGAAAAGGTCAAGGCTTTGCAGTGA
- a CDS encoding TolC family protein yields the protein MSNRPLNPLPRQTARLWWPLLTLLLTLGGQRAHAQDAPSNVTSAQATDLASALSRASARDPQAAQLSARLNQAQAALDIAHNLTPGPAAVSLNHLSDRLQRDQGRREWEVELATPLWLPGQQGASQRQAERALAELQARLALRQLELAGELRNSWWQLASARAARELAQQRLQTATALEQTVQRRYQSGDVARVDANLARTERLSAQAEALEADTTLLQAQQAYSGLTGLPPPTALPPEAAPTLPSAGQTAPETRADHPQWLALQSAVALANSRLALVDSSRRDAPELALRWTTQRSDAFSPSDQAIGVKLTVPLSSGDRVRQESAGARADLAQAERELAMLGTQLDQALQRARSELATAQTQLELATTRCELTTDNLKLAQRAFDLGEQDLPTLLRARSADHEAQAWLTRQRIAYQAAVSHLQQARGLLPQPATAEPAQAQPTPSQPNTPQP from the coding sequence ATGAGCAACCGCCCGTTGAACCCCCTACCGCGCCAGACTGCCCGGCTGTGGTGGCCCCTGCTGACCCTGCTGTTGACCCTGGGTGGCCAGCGCGCGCACGCCCAGGATGCGCCCTCCAACGTGACCAGTGCGCAAGCCACCGACCTGGCCAGTGCCCTGAGCCGGGCCAGCGCACGCGACCCCCAGGCCGCCCAGTTGAGCGCACGACTGAACCAGGCCCAGGCCGCGCTCGACATCGCGCACAACCTCACCCCCGGCCCCGCCGCCGTGTCGCTCAACCACCTGAGCGACCGCCTGCAACGTGACCAGGGCCGCCGCGAGTGGGAGGTCGAGCTCGCCACCCCGCTGTGGCTGCCGGGCCAGCAAGGCGCCAGCCAGCGCCAGGCCGAACGCGCCCTGGCTGAGCTGCAAGCCCGCCTGGCCCTGCGCCAGCTGGAACTGGCCGGCGAGCTGCGCAACAGCTGGTGGCAACTCGCGTCAGCCCGCGCCGCACGCGAACTGGCCCAGCAACGCCTGCAAACCGCCACCGCCCTGGAACAAACCGTGCAGCGCCGCTACCAAAGCGGCGACGTGGCCCGCGTGGACGCCAACCTCGCCCGCACCGAACGCCTGAGCGCGCAAGCCGAGGCGCTGGAGGCGGACACCACCTTGCTGCAAGCGCAGCAGGCCTACAGCGGCCTCACCGGCCTGCCCCCGCCAACGGCCCTGCCACCCGAAGCCGCGCCCACCCTGCCCTCAGCCGGCCAAACTGCCCCCGAAACCCGCGCTGATCACCCCCAATGGCTCGCCCTGCAAAGCGCCGTGGCACTGGCCAACAGCCGGCTGGCCCTGGTGGACAGCAGCCGCCGTGACGCGCCCGAACTGGCGCTGCGCTGGACCACACAACGCAGCGACGCCTTCAGCCCGTCTGATCAGGCCATCGGCGTCAAACTCACCGTGCCACTGTCATCGGGCGACCGCGTGCGCCAGGAGAGCGCTGGCGCGCGCGCCGACCTGGCTCAAGCCGAACGTGAGCTGGCCATGCTCGGCACCCAGCTGGACCAAGCCCTGCAACGCGCCAGGAGCGAACTGGCCACCGCCCAGACCCAGCTCGAGCTGGCCACCACGCGCTGCGAGCTGACCACAGACAACCTGAAGCTCGCCCAACGCGCCTTCGACCTGGGCGAGCAAGACCTGCCCACCCTGCTGCGCGCCCGCAGCGCCGACCACGAGGCGCAAGCCTGGCTCACCCGCCAGCGCATCGCCTACCAGGCCGCCGTGTCGCACCTTCAACAAGCCCGAGGCCTGCTGCCGCAACCGGCCACCGCCGAGCCCGCCCAGGCACAGCCCACCCCGTCTCAGCCGAACACGCCTCAACCATGA
- a CDS encoding efflux RND transporter periplasmic adaptor subunit produces MNKLRPRPHQTGALALLALAAFIWTPLAQAHGDEPHDDQPPPRAAAPLSNAALKDSTAPQRLPDGSLWVPKPAQHQLGLRTQAAQVQRHAIALELNGKVLPDPNAGGRVQATQAGRIEAGPSGLPMLGATVRKGQVLAYLRPVASSLERGNQQATLADLEAQYAVAERKLARYAQLEGSIPQKDIDAARIERDALRQRREAVRNSVSQPEALTAPVNGVLAASHVVLGQVVDARELLFDIVDPTRLMVEALVYDPAQTTGLSEASAVVPGGEVALRFAGGGQQLRDQAMPVLFRVMRSTAPLAVGQTLAITARGQQTVEGVAIPRSALVRRPSGDTIVWRHDAPERFSARVVRFVPLDAERVVVTQGLQAHDRVVTQGASLLAQVR; encoded by the coding sequence ATGAACAAGCTGCGCCCCCGCCCCCACCAAACTGGTGCCCTGGCCTTGCTCGCCCTGGCCGCTTTCATCTGGACGCCGCTCGCCCAAGCCCACGGCGACGAGCCCCACGACGATCAGCCCCCACCCAGGGCCGCCGCCCCTTTATCGAATGCCGCGTTGAAAGACAGCACCGCCCCGCAACGCCTGCCCGATGGCAGCCTGTGGGTGCCCAAACCCGCCCAGCACCAGCTCGGCCTGCGCACCCAAGCCGCCCAGGTGCAGCGCCATGCCATCGCGCTCGAACTCAATGGCAAGGTGCTGCCCGACCCCAATGCCGGCGGCCGTGTGCAAGCCACCCAGGCCGGCCGCATCGAAGCCGGCCCATCAGGCCTGCCCATGCTGGGCGCCACCGTGCGCAAAGGCCAGGTGCTGGCTTATCTGCGGCCCGTCGCCAGCAGCCTGGAGCGCGGCAACCAGCAAGCCACCCTGGCTGACCTGGAGGCGCAATACGCCGTGGCCGAGCGCAAGCTGGCCCGTTATGCGCAGCTGGAAGGCAGCATCCCGCAAAAGGACATCGATGCCGCCCGCATCGAGCGCGACGCCTTGCGCCAACGCCGCGAGGCCGTGCGCAACAGCGTCAGCCAACCCGAAGCGCTGACCGCACCGGTCAACGGCGTGCTCGCGGCCAGCCACGTGGTGCTCGGCCAGGTGGTCGACGCCCGCGAGCTGCTGTTCGACATCGTCGACCCCACGCGCCTGATGGTCGAAGCCCTGGTCTACGACCCCGCGCAGACCACAGGCCTGAGCGAGGCCAGTGCCGTGGTACCCGGCGGCGAGGTCGCCCTGCGCTTTGCCGGCGGCGGCCAGCAATTGCGTGACCAGGCCATGCCCGTGCTGTTTCGCGTGATGCGCAGCACCGCCCCGCTGGCCGTGGGCCAGACGCTGGCCATCACGGCACGCGGCCAGCAGACCGTGGAAGGTGTGGCCATCCCGCGCAGTGCCCTGGTACGCCGCCCCAGTGGCGACACCATCGTGTGGCGCCATGACGCACCCGAACGTTTTAGCGCACGCGTGGTCCGTTTCGTGCCGCTGGATGCCGAGCGCGTGGTAGTGACCCAAGGCCTGCAAGCCCATGACCGCGTCGTGACCCAGGGCGCCAGCCTGCTGGCCCAGGTGCGTTGA